The Amblyomma americanum isolate KBUSLIRL-KWMA chromosome 5, ASM5285725v1, whole genome shotgun sequence genome window below encodes:
- the LOC144134308 gene encoding uncharacterized protein LOC144134308 → MVDKDEVRRTAAMTLPKLGTTCSRNHFVAGQKKTKKLGGAPASLPGVAAPTPPAGTPLAACVTRRSSMADGTENSRGQVDGAGSSELSLFRRVSLSVGPVSHSRSLLAEQLDEQLALMADAQHPVQPSYVDEAVLLGAPSNAMPGGRSSQPRFSAASQQRSLSLEGVSGALRLPTEPCHRQLMHRESRTGIPSLVSQDSICVQAWKLDQRALMKETPSNACLSMGQQMVCDGVGGQHVVATQVIEVSDEHQRPAVAAVHRGGKLALAPSWECREEMRQREVGGGAWQHAQYARKLGPVIARFSKENADRDRTVAKQASVHGASSTTIQVEAARDFERKLVHKYESVRPGVSGQWSFEMRQVVEEGSSGGVLVHWDSSKPKKDEARLQTEQAGRLGANELKQDTTNRAEDEAPQGRNANGALDARTTKSEEDVVKEAVPLKAARARINMLAPSTPAATANPDPSTKSQSEESGASFVVLRPKESVGDLPIQVSASANKSQEGQEQFAIGVTQAKTRGSIHLEGQIITPKTSKADLVHGFQMAAVGNVHHVHDTPQPPDWDANYPPHGQTSTQSVVMTQAATDPNTGTAAPSATSVAAETKLPVAEGQKVSAEPVDDKQQPLQTEAKHKLGVGPTPGRETFRASAAPLANVPSLGTITKVAASLRNEEERSTALRLEDLNPSGFIDSQVGGPFLPLQEYEESEAILRTLSVHSTGRGFEAQYVHPATSYTSAAAELAPYVTSSEKLGRISKASVRSGLREEFVFSATTFGLTEKECQALPPVRGPGMSGSRVNLRPTNQMSEFGFSATTVGLTDRDRLAIASNQSLNKRAENISHSKSNKSELGLSSRRSDHASGAKESRGNARTEFGFSATTTGLTEKDRLAIASNQSLNKLPEGISRSKTNKSEFSLTSGKSVRATGAQESRRNEITEFGFSATTIGLTEKDVQNLPRSRKSVQDLDMPVYRERSNRDTHRGFSATATARAEREREEFLPLKDVSRDSSGAGTAAGVFSHHSLRGRTLLDNEGEESSLEISAESGDLERSWTEKFKLNVSRERLQSSHGYGGYEASEACRQPSGSSTPVSMVRPVLSVIREESAPDIIEENFMARRGASQAFKVSSARELFGPAVPFEDVSLLNSFHNSNPATYNSSNPGQQIDDLCVERLSDEQRSTEAYFGPPDRQCTVRFVEDAAAEWGSGADLGVPRHPGNSATTFPSARSMMDFETAYETPHNSIEAQSQLPTFPEARLVTVSTSSSITSEPDGPQINQELHYCEEPVTSTGLARPDGMSDPVASELPGNIDHPFGLAHDSQTAQWGPTAPFGEQVSSPLDDTQVVTDNENNFLFQNQEPTLIPRASVTTLRTESASKLVKPPYSDQFDYQIQGDAQDWLPYSSYREPPVYPQETYGTRGLRGFAAPFALPAPRARFRDVRMRNVEAFVATGGPTAPRKVLVRRNSPEFMRGRSQYGRLRPSTAGLTRKGRRLISAPWQQSEFSSVPRGTISAQQDIRISQAYGPRRTLRPRRSLSPPRIATHALRPPQLPMNAPGQYWNNMCPPNMTNSWHGGCYENPAFEPLPPAFVGTMPTYPSLATEARGPWTPESGYRQQRRKRLIRVESLSTFESHENADEEPSPVIVRSSAAAGKPPSLAERKRMTSAKTVQTEERGECVRCSSPSTTQSQFPKVIIPRVKTHVDIDDSNSESRRVNIARVATQTEQPCAPGGLPRQPSIGDQSPLLPYSGSQPFSGYVNQNFVCPPYMTNLNNGLPTPMAGGPVQMQGPMAQMQAPMAQIGYYGQTQIQSPAPAPPAQKATKSSSSERVAACPLSSCFKGIFNQEEETSEERHKKRSPHCCHHEKTHRRARSPLPPPAIGNTFTVGYMMNSENELNPVLMPLNATTAPPPETRGAQTAAAWGAQGRGPPASDTEEDPVAKLEKRVQEQMVEIEKTIKEQDARWKENQKKEEKKHKGKKNPEADSCGSPKRQDKSRKDKKQLEIDDVSVEESFSLSVSDAGSPSWFSWSRTSKSRKGVQLKVPRQQRKPSFRSMDSQTEEYASCSTSREKSSEKSEKIAIPGVSSSETATSGLGFTWATRKIKRPNRTSAQSSPRGSPDRKKGNNNSKKKHGRDEPSPRTAQAASSNESATSGAGFTWATRRKKQSAQSTPRGSPDRKGTNNSKRKEIREEPSPRPATKSRDSSQHGSPKHRPPPNHQGSPARSGKSIPARDERRGREQSTVNSAPSPDVAYSSESVAGSDNELVAKVRVVGFPGAKRTQRRWSRTEMHRSTSYDTATSSVAASSAAERRARSAQDFSGGESPRPTKKKSLESASDAPPSSCWQSVCNLFGGSPTPSSPPKTEGKKQRRKSCCNSVCDICRFETEGGPASPRSSPKRRSSRASPPMMPPTPVFPPPRMEPSLPMYYPPQPPPPPMMPPPPMIPPPPMFPPSLEAPSSPMYSPPPPPPPRFKRRERSSEDVTERSEVKETTPKPAAGGSILSNIFNWFSSRSGDKQDEARKGSGGGKDRRSSDARRGSSFERWMAEKESALKRDQSRLAEKGPRGKRSQEKLSSSRSQYTAGRSQEQVSSSRPQYMAGQPSIPQELYFEEEGGPRWVIRYSHSPSQSDSISRSPPKLPPPPMEAVRAPMQFPQPYGPPGAPYSPDWVLRHSSGGRGSRERTPPLMTPSLPPFQPTFSPPSQQPPSLPSVRASEAEKDWSVQYLYGPKSSRQGSPAHMGSQSPAKKPTPPVPPPDFQQFYGQQGMAMGSTQAVAPGACGPPASGFHDAPDWSIRITQGREHSSSSRASIRSKQGQLEKHSPSTRSKEIAEQQPSFIMRLVEQPRRRSRRSSSLSLERSVTPEKKKSEVTFEGNKEKTDKVATSPPAKPPSDTLKPPAPPPPPPVPPQAPPVAPHAFRTEESLRHEFYEEMDERGRAATMFPAGAPRGGGSEDPEYTALKMAELFFRNDELRKIPTLNESGGMSGAAVAASSPQGEKKSPLPGTPTLKPALKTSDAKLPEAAAGLAKQHDRASASGAGTPLDIMSPPDIMSPPRRDKGKAEEESKKGSIDKGGKSSDAKGGKKEEAGKDKKTKKSASDKHDKALPKPKGGPMSPGEPAHTNYVLEQRRQERKMQWSDPLSYKCPTVQEVVGYAIVTAVLLLGLVLLVSVPKMRSHAVNTQE, encoded by the exons ATGGTTGACAAAGACGAAGTGAGGCGTACCGCTGCGATGACGTTACCAAAACTAGGCACCACGTGTTCCCGCAATCACTTCGTTGCCGgccagaagaagacgaagaagctgGGCGGCGCGCCGGCGTCGTTGCCCGGTGTAGCAGCACCGACGCCGCCGGCCGGCACTCCCCTCGCTGCGTGCGTCACCCGACGAAGCAGCATGGCCGATGGCACCGAGAATTCGC GCGGCCAGGTGGACGGGGCCGGCAGCAGTGAGCTGAGCCTGTTCAGACGGGTGTCCCTCAGCGTTGGACCCGTGAGCCACTCGCGGAGCTTGCTCGCGGAGCAGCTGGACGAGCAGCTGGCGCTGATGGCGGACGCGCAGCACCCTGTCCAGCCCAGCTACGTTGACGAAGCTGTTCTGCTGGGAGCCCCGTCGAATGCGA TGCCGGGCGGCAGGAGCAGCCAGCCACGGTTCTCAGCGGCGTCGCAGCAGCGTTCGCTGAGCCTCGAGGGTGTGAGCGGGGCCTTGCGGCTACCGACAGAACCGTGCCATCGGCAGCTGATGCATCGCGAGTCCCGGACAGG TATACCTTCCTTAGTTTCGCAAGACTCCATTTGCGTGCAGGCGTGGAAGCTGGACCAGAGGGCGCTCATGAAGGAAACGCCTTCGAACGCGTGTCTGTCCATGGGTCAGCAGATGGTCTGCGACGGCGTCGGAGGCCAGCACGTCGTGGCGACGCAGGTCATCGAGGTTTCCGACGAACACCAAAGGCCTGCTGTAGCGGCGGTACACCGAGGCGGGAAGCTCGCACTGGCACCTTcctgggaatgccgggaagagaTGCGGCAGCGTGAGGTCGGAGGTGGCGCATGGCAGCACGCTCAGTATGCACGGAAGCTGGGTCCCGTTATAGCACGCTTCTCCAAGGAGAAC GCTGACCGAGACAGAACAGTCGCCAAACAAGCCTCCGTCCACGGTGCTAGTTCAACCACGATCCAAGTAGAAGCTGCCAGAGACTTTGAGCGTAAGCTGGTTCATAAGTACGAGTCCGTCCGTCCGGGAGTATCTGGCCAGTGGTCGTTTGAGATGCGCCAGGTTGTGGAAGAAGGTTCTTCCGGAGGTGTCCTTGTTCACTGGGACTCCAGCAAGCCGAAGAAAGACGAAGCGCGACTACAGACCGAACAAGCAGGGAGGCTCGGTGCGAACGAGCTGAAGCAAGACACAACGAATCGTGCCGAAGATGAAGCGCCGCAAGGACGAAATGCGAACGGCGCCCTCGATGCAAGGACTACCAAGAGTGAAGAAGACGTAGTGAAGGAGGCTGTGCCGCTCAAGGCGGCGCGCGCCAGGATCAACATGCTCGCCCCGTCTACTCCTGCAGCTACTGCCAACCCTGACCCAAGTACGAAATCGCAATCAGAAGAGTCGGGTGCTTCTTTCGTCGTGTTGCGGCCCAAAGAATCTGTAGGTGACTTGCCTATCCAGGTGTCGGCGTCGGCCAACAAGTCACAAGAGGGTCAAGAGCAATTCGCCATTGGCGTCACTCAGGCCAAGACCCGTGGGAGCATACACCTGGAAGGGCAGATCATTACTCCCAAGACGAGCAAGGCGGACCTAGTTCACGGCTTCCAGATGGCCGCCGTCGGCAACGTGCACCACGTGCACGACACGCCGCAACCTCCGGACTGGGACGCCAACTATCCTCCGCACGGACAGACATCCACTCAGTCGGTTGTCATGACACAAGCGGCGACGGATCCAAACACTGGAACGGCTGCACCCTCAGCGACGTCTGTGGCCGCCGAGACGAAGCTTCCAGTCGCGGAAGGTCAGAAAGTTAGCGCGGAGCCGGTGGATGATAAACAGCAGCCTTTACAGACCGAAGCCAAACACAAATTAGGAGTCGGACCAACTCCTGGCCGGGAAACCTTCCGAGCCTCTGCAGCCCCATTAGCGAACGTGCCCAGCTTAGGAACCATCACCAAAGTCGCAGCGTCCTTGCGCAACGAAGAAGAGAGGTCCACTGCCCTTCGTCTTGAAGATCTCAATCCTTCTGGCTTTATCGACAGCCAAGTCGGCGGGCCCTTCTTGCCCCTCCAAGAATACGAAGAGTCTGAAGCTATACTGCGTACATTGTCGGTTCATAGCACCGGCAGAGGTTTTGAAGCCCAGTACGTACACCCGGCTACGTCATACACATCTGCAGCGGCTGAACTGGcgccgtacgtgacgtcatcGGAGAAACTGGGCAGGATATCAAAGGCTAGCGTCCGGTCAGGCCTCAGGGAGGAGTTTGTCTTTTCTGCGACCACTTTCGGTCTCACCGAGAAAGAGTGTCAAGCCCTGCCGCCTGTACGCGGGCCCGGAATGTCCGGTTCACGCGTTAACCTACGCCCCACAAACCAAATGTCTGAGTTCGGGTTTTCTGCGACGACCGTTGGCCTCACGGACAGAGACCGCCTCGCAATCGCCTCGAATCAGTCTCTGAATAAGCGCGCAGAAAATATTAGTCATTCCAAAAGCAACAAATCCGAGTTGGGCTTATCCTCTAGGAGAAGTGACCATGCAAGTGGTGCCAAGGAATCACGCGGTAACGCGAGAACAGAGTTTGGCTTCTCAGCGACGACCACTGGCCTCACAGAGAAGGATCGCCTGGCTATCGCCTCTAACCAGTCCCTCAACAAACTCCCAGAAGGTATTAGCCGTTCCAAAACTAACAAATCCGAGTTCAGCTTGACCTCTGGAAAGAGCGTGCGTGCTACTGGTGCCCAGGAATCGCGTCGGAACGAGATAACAGAGTTTGGTTTCTCAGCCACAACCATTGGCCTTACTGAAAAGGACGTGCAAAACCTACCTCGGTCCAGGAAAAGCGTTCAAGACCTCGATATGCCTGTGTACCGGGAACGCTCAAACAGAGACACTCATCGCGGGTTTTCCGCAACGGCTACAGCCCGGGCCGAAAGAGAGCGCGAGGAATTTCTTCCGCTTAAAGATGTCAGTCGTGATTCATCTGGCGCCGGTACAGCTGCAGGAGTGTTTTCTCATCATTCCCTCAGAGGTCGCACGTTGCTAGACAATGAAGGGGAGGAAAGCAGCCTGGAGATTTCCGCCGAAAGCGGTGACCTTGAGAGAAGCTGGACCGAGAAATTTAAGCTGAATGTTTCCAGAGAAAGGCTTCAAAGCTCGCACGGTTACGGCGGCTACGAGGCATCCGAAGCTTGTCGACAACCTTCTGGCAGTTCTACGCCAGTAAGCATGGTGCGGCCGGTACTCTCCGTTATTCGTGAAGAGAGCGCCCCTGACATTATCGAGGAGAATTTCATGGCGAGAAGAGGCGCCTCACAGGCTTTTAAGGTCAGTTCTGCGAGAGAACTTTTCGGACCTGCCGTTCCGTTTGAAGATGTTAGCTTATTAAACTCATTCCACAACTCCAACCCTGCTACGTACAACAGTTCAAACCCTGGTCAGCAGATAGACGACTTGTGCGTAGAAAGGCTTTCAGATGAACAGCGCTCAACTGAAGCCTACTTCGGGCCACCAGATCGGCAGTGCACGGTCCGCTTTGTAGAGGATGCAGCGGCTGAGTGGGGATCAGGCGCTGACTTGGGTGTTCCGAGACATCCAGGGAACAGTGCCACTACATTTCCTTCTGCCCGGTCCATGATGGATTTCGAAACCGCCTACGAGACTCCGCACAATTCAATAGAGGCACAATCGCAATTACCCACATTTCCAGAGGCAAGGTTGGTAACAGTTAGCACGTCTTCCAGTATTACCTCCGAGCCGGACGGCCCACAGATCAACCAAGAGCTACATTATTGTGAGGAGCCGGTAACATCAACGGGTCTTGCAAGACCCGATGGCATGAGTGATCCGGTAGCCAGCGAATTGCCCGGAAACATCGATCATCCTTTCGGATTGGCGCATGACTCTCAGACAGCACAGTGGGGCCCCACGGCTCCCTTCGGCGAACAAGTCAGTTCGCCGCTTGATGACACCCAAGTGGTTACGGACAACGAGAACAATTTTCTTTTCCAAAATCAGGAACCAACATTAATTCCACGTGCTTCTGTCACAACCCTTCGCACTGAAAGCGCAAGCAAACTCGTGAAGCCGCCCTACAGTGATCAGTTTGACTACCAGATTCAGGGCGACGCTCAAGACTGGCTTCCTTACAGCAGCTATCGCGAGCCTCCAGTATACCCTCAAGAAACGTACGGCACCAGAGGTCTGCGTGGTTTTGCGGCCCCTTTTGCACTGCCTGCGCCCAGAGCCCGCTTTCGTGACGTCAGGATGCGGAATGTCGAGGCCTTCGTTGCGACCGGTGGACCCACGGCTCCCAGAAAGGTACTGGTGCGGCGCAATTCACCTGAGTTCATGCGTGGACGGTCGCAGTATGGCCGGCTTAGGCCTTCCACAGCCGGCCTAACGAGAAAAGGCCGCCGTTTGATAAGTGCGCCCTGGCAGCAGAGCGAATTCTCTTCGGTACCGAGGGGCACGATATCAGCGCAACAGGATATAAGGATTAGTCAAGCCTACGGTCCCCGAAGAACCTTACGTCCAAGGCGAAGTTTGTCACCACCAAGAATAGCGACGCATGCACTGCGGCCACCTCAGTTACCAATGAATGCACCGGGTCAGTACTGGAATAACATGTGTCCTCCTAACATGACCAACTCTTGGCACGGAGGCTGCTACGAAAATCCCGCGTTCGAGCCGCTGCCGCCTGCCTTCGTGGGTACCATGCCAACGTACCCTTCTCTAGCGACCGAGGCAAGAGGTCCCTGGACCCCAGAGAGCGGCTACCGGCAgcagaggaggaagaggctcaTCCGAGTTGAGAGCTTGAGCACCTTCGAGAGTCACGAGAACGCCGACGAAGAACCGAGCCCGGTCATCGTGCGCTCCTCGGCAGCTGCCGGGAAGCCGCCCTCGCTTGCAGAGAGAAAGAGGATGACGTCGGCTAAGACAGTGCAGACAGAAGAACGCGGCGAATGCGTACGGTGCTCCTCGCCATCTACGACGCAGTCGCAGTTCCCCAAGGTCATAATACCGAGAGTGAAAACGCACGTGGACATAGACGACAGCAATAGTGAATCGAGACGCGTTAACATTGCTCGCGTGGCAACCCAGACTGAGCAACCATGCGCGCCTGGAGGACTGCCACGCCAGCCAAGCATCGGGGATCAGTCGCCCTTGTTACCGTATTCAGGAAGCCAACCATTCTCGGGATACGTTAATCAAAACTTTGTATGTCCTCCGTACATGACTAATCTAAACAACGGACTGCCTACTCCCATGGCCGGAGGACCAGTACAGATGCAAGGACCGATGGCTCAGATGCAAGCTCCCATGGCTCAAATAGGTTACTATGGCCAGACACAGATTCAGAGCCCCGCACCAGCACCACCAGCGCAAAAGGCCACAAAGAGCTCTTCTTCAGAACGTGTTGCTGCATGTCCGCTGTCCTCCTGTTTCAAGGGTATCTTTAACCAAGAGGAGGAGACTTCAGAAGAGCGGCACAAAAAGCGGAGTCCACACTGCTGTCACCACGAGAAGACTCACAGGCGCGCTCGctctccgctgccgccgccagcCATAGGGAATACCTTCACGGTGGGGTACATGATGAACTCGGAAAACGAACTCAACCCGGTTCTCATGCCACTAAATGCCACGACCGCGCCACCACCTGAAACCAGAGGTGCCCAAACTGCTGCAGCCTGGGGCGCACAGGGTCGTGGTCCGCCCGCGTCGGACACCGAAGAGGATCCTGTGGCCAAGCTGGAAAAACGGGTCCAGGAGCAAATGGTGGAAATTGAGAAGACCATTAAAGAGCAAGACGCGCGATGGAAAGAGAATCAAAAGAAGGAGGAAAAGAAACACAAGGGGAAGAAGAATCCCGAGGCCGACTCATGTGGCAGCCCCAAACGCCAAGACAAGTCTAGAAAAGATAAGAAGCAGCTCGAGATTGACGATGTAAGTGTAGAGGAAAGCTTTAGCCTGAGTGTTTCTGATGCCGGATCACCGAGTTGGTTCTCGTGGTCACGCACGAGCAAGAGCAGGAAAGGCGTACAGCTCAAGGTGCCGCGGCAGCAGAGGAAACCGTCCTTTCGCTCCATGGACTCGCAGACAGAAGAGTACGCCAGTTGCAGCACGTCGAGAGAAAAGTCATCTGAAAAGAGCGAGAAGATTGCCATTCCGGGGGTGTCCAGCAGCGAAACTGCTACATCTGGTCTCGGCTTCACGTGGGCGACGCGTAAAATAAAGAGGCCCAATCGAACGAGCGCCCAGTCCAGTCCGCGAGGAAGTCCAGACCGGAAGAAGGGGAACAACAACAGTAAAAAGAAACACGGCCGCGACGAACCCTCGCCTCGAACAGCTCAGGCAGCGTCCAGCAACGAGTCCGCTACTTCCGGTGCCGGCTTCACTTGGGCTACACGCAGAAAGAAGCAGAGTGCCCAGTCTACTCCGCGTGGAAGTCCGGACCGGAAGGGCACCAACAACAGCAAGCGTAAAGAGATCCGCGAGGAACCTTCGCCTCGGCCAGCTACGAAAAGCCGCGATTCGAGTCAGCATGGGTCGCCTAAGCATCGACCACCGCCTAACCATCAAGGTAGTCCCGCCCGTAGTGGGAAGTCGATTCCTGCCCGAGACGAGCGACGGGGCCGAGAGCAGTCGACGGTGAATAGTGCGCCTTCTCCGGACGTTGCTTACAGCTCAGAGTCGGTCGCGGGCTCAGACAACGAGCTCGTGGCGAAGGTAAGGGTCGTCGGCTTTCCAGGAGCCAAGAGGACGCAGAGGCGTTGGTCCCGCACGGAGATGCACCGCTCAACTTCCTACGACACTGCGACATCGTCCGTGGCTGCTTCATCGGCCGCCGAGAGGCGAGCTCGATCCGCCCAGGATTTTTCTGGTGGTGAATCCCCTAGGCCCACCAAGAAGAAATCTCTCGAGAGCGCTAGCGATGCGCCTCCGTCTTCGTGCTGGCAGTCGGTGTGCAACCTTTTCGGGGGGTCGCCAACGCCATCGTCTCCCCCCAAAACGGAAGGCAAGAAACAAAGGCGCAAGAGCTGCTGCAATTCGGTGTGTGATATCTGCAGGTTCGAGACCGAAGGGGGGCCAGCATCTCCAAGATCATCCCCTAAGAGGAGGTCATCGCGCGCTTCACCGCCGATGATGCCTCCCACACCGGTGTTTCCCCCGCCACGAATGGAACCGTCGTTGCCAATGTACTATCCACCCCAACCGCCCCCGCCACCTATGATGCCCCCGCCGCCAATGATACCTCCGCCACCCATGTTTCCCCCGTCACTAGAGGCACCTTCGTCGCCAATGTACAGTCcaccgccaccgccaccgccGAGGTTCAAACGGCGGGAGCGCAGCTCTGAAGATGTGACCGAAAGAAGCGAAGTCAAAGAGACAACTCCAAAGCCTGCTGCTGGGGGCAGCATCCTCTCAAACATCTTCAACTGGTTTTCCTCTCGAAGCGGAGACAAGCAGGACGAAGCTCGGAAAGGTTCTGGAGGCGGAAAAGACCGCAGGAGCAGCGACGCACGGCGTGGCAGCAGCTTCGAGCGCTGGATGGCCGAAAAGGAGAGTGCGCTCAAGCGAGACCAAAGCAGACTAGCTGAGAAGGGTCCGAGAGGCAAGCGATCGCAAGAGAAACTCTCTTCGTCTAGATCGCAATACACGGCTGGTCGATCACAGGAGCAAGTTTCTTCGTCCAGACCGCAATATATGGCTGGTCAGCCATCCATTCCACAGGAGTTGTACTTTGAAGAGGAAGGCGGCCCGCGGTGGGTCATTCGATACTCGCACTCGCCGTCTCAATCTGACTCCATTTCGCGCTCCCCACCGAAGCTACCACCGCCACCCATGGAAGCTGTTAGAGCACCAATGCAGTTCCCTCAGCCCTACGGACCTCCCGGTGCCCCCTACTCGCCTGATTGGGTCCTCCGCCACTCCTCTGGAGGCCGCGGGTCGCGGGAGAGGACACCTCCACTCATGACTCCCTCCCTGCCACCTTTCCAACCGACTTTCTCACCGCCTTCCCAGCAGCCGCCCTCGCTACCATCGGTAAGAGCCTCTGAAGCAGAAAAGGACTGGTCCGTTCAGTACTTGTACGGCCCTAAGAGTTCCAGACAAGGGTCACCGGCCCACATGGGCTCGCAGTCGCCGGCGAAAAAGCCCACGCCACCCGTTCCACCCCCAGACTTTCAGCAATTTTATGGACAACAGGGGATGGCCATGGGTTCGACACAAGCAGTGGCCCCGGGCGCCTGTGGTCCACCAGCGTCTGGATTTCACGACGCTCCTGACTGGTCCATACGCATCACGCAAGGCCGCGAGCACTCTTCGTCGTCGCGAGCTTCGATTCGCTCCAAGCAAGGACAGCTGGAGAAACACAGTCCATCTACCAGGTCGAAGGAAATCGCTGAGCAGCAGCCTTCGTTTATCATGCGTCTGGTGGAGCAGCCCCGACGGAGGAGTCGAAGAAGCTCGTCACTGTCGCTCGAGCGCTCCGTCAccccagagaaaaaaaagagcgaagTAACATttgaaggaaacaaagaaaagacTGACAAGGTAGCCACCTCTCCACCAGCAAAACCACCGTCGGATACACTCAAGCCACCCGCCCCACCACCCCCACCGCCAGTGCCTCCACAAGCACCCCCCGTCGCGCCACACGCGTTCAGGACCGAAGAGTCCCTCAGACACGAATTCTACGAAGAGATGGATGAACGCGGCAGGGCGGCTACAATGTTTCCAGCAGGAGCGCCAAGAGGCGGTGGCTCAGAGGACCCAGAGTACACAGCCCTGAAGATGGCGGAACTCTTCTTTCGCAACGACGAGCTTCGCAAGATACCCACTCTCAACGAAAGCGGAGGCATGAGCGGCGCTGCGGTCGCTGCAAGCTCGCCCCAGGGAGAAAAGAAAAGTCCCCTACCGGGAACTCCAACGTTGAAGCCAGCGCTGAAGACGTCGGATGCGAAGCTACCCGAAGCAGCTGCGGGACTGGCAAAGCAGCACGACAGAGCGAGCGCATCTGGCGCCGGTACGCCGCTGGACATCATGTCGCCGCCGGACATCATGTCGCCGCCGCGCAGGGACAAAGGCAAGGCCgaggaggaaagcaagaaagGCTCCATTGACAAAGGCGGCAAGTCCTCCGATGCCAAGGGCGGCAAGAAGGAAGAGGCCGGGAAGGACAAGAAGACGAAAAAGAGTGCCAGTGACAAGCACGACAAGGCTCTCCCCAAGCCCAAAGGAGGCCCGATGTCGCCTGGCGAGCCGGCGCACACGAATTACGTACTGGAGCAGCGCAGGCAAGAACGCAAGATGCAGTGGAGCGACCCCCTCTCGTACAAGTGTCCCACCGTACAGGAGGTGGTCGGGTATGCCATCGTCACCGCCGTGCTCCTACTCGGCCTGGTGCTGCTCGTGTCCGTCCCGAAAATGCGTTCCCATG
- the LOC144132933 gene encoding leukocyte elastase inhibitor-like — translation MVPTKRHPRCSRCHRFVSKKRAQSFERMATRLQRRRARRVGKSPVLQHFSLQLYRALSRDRVNVFFSPFGTAVALVSALAGSRGDTADQILTALGVSDEEEILREFATVGRTLEPLSAQHVGLANKMYLSTSLELADSFKEAIHREFGGQVGIVNFQGDPELAVKEINAWLHRVTGHKMGAVATVADVSLATRVLMVSTSFLRCLWLDKFSELYTAPMPFFVDNDKVSVPTMCSRRVCNHCHVERLACRVLELPCMMEQLQLLVLLPDRQSDLAYVEANITPQDVHEFERRYARSPLDITLPKFTLDEHVNMARYLADVGIRDLFNKEEADLTGISDEKELCVHEFLSRSRLEVTDEEPVRLDLHVSTLRLAERTDLPSFEVNRPFMFLVVERQRKAILYVGCLRNPNMA, via the exons ATGGTCCCGACCAAGCGTCATCCACGGTGCTCGCGTTGCCATCGCTTCGTGTCCAAAAAAAG GGCACAAAGCTTCGAGAGAATGGCCACCAGGTTGCAGCGCCGTCGCGCCCGCCGGGTCGGCAAGTCGCCCGTGCTGCAGCACTTCTCCTTGCAGCTGTATCGGGCGCTGTCCCGCGATCGCGTCAACGTCTTCTTCTCACCCTTCGGCACCGCCGTGGCACTG GTGAGTGCGCTGGCTGGCTCTCGGGGCGACACGGCCGACCAGATCCTGACCGCGCTGGGAGTGTCCGACGAGGAAGAGATACTGCGGGAGTTCGCCACCGTGGGGCGCACCCTGGAGCCGCTGTCGGCGCAGCACGTGGGCCTCGCCAACAAGATGTACCTGTCCACGTCCTTGGAGCTGGCTGACTCCTTCAAGGAGGCCATCCACCGGGAGTTCGGAGGGCAG GTGGGCATCGTCAACTTCCAGGGGGACCCTGAGCTGGCCGTGAAGGAGATCAACGCCTGGCTGCACCGGGTCACGGGCCACAAGATGGGCGCCGTGGCGACCGTGGCCGACGTGAGCCTTGCCACGCGGGTGCTCATGGTGAGCACGTCCTTCCTGCGCTGCCTCTGGCTGGACAAGTTCTCCGAGCTGTACACGGCACCCATGCCCTTCTTCGTGGACAACGACAAGGTCAGCGTGCCAACCATGTGCTCGCGGCGCGTCTGCAACCACTGCCACGTGGAGCGGCTGGCATGTCGCGTGCTCGAACTGCCCTGCATGATGGAGCAGCTGCAGCTACTCGTGCTGCTGCCGGACCGCCAGTCGGACCTGGCCTACGTCGAGGCCAACATCACGCCGCAGGACGTGCACGAGTTCGAGCGGCGCTACGCGCGTAGCCCGCTCGACATAACGCTGCCCAAGTTCACGCTCGACGAACACGTCAACATGGCGCGATACCTGGCCGACGTTGGCATCCGGGACCTCTTCAACAAGGAGGAGGCCGACCTGACCGGAATATCGG ACGAGAAGGAACTGTGCGTGCACGAGTTCCTGAGCCGTTCGCGGCTGGAGGTGACGGACGAGGAGCCCGTGCGGCTGGACTTGCACGTCTCCACGCTGAGGCTCGCCGAGCGAACCGACCTGCCCAGCTTCGAGGTGAACCGGCCCTTTATGTTCCTCGTGGTCGAGAGACAGCGCAAGGCCATCCTCTACGTGGGCTGTCTGCGAAACCCCAACATGGCCTGA